The genomic window TTAGTCAAGTCTAATGACGGATTTTGTTTTTTATAATCAGCAATTGGAATTTTAACCATGTTCCAGCTTCCGTCTCTTTTTAATCCATACAAATTACTTGTGGCATCAAATTCTACATATCCGGTATTGGAAGCATCTTTCATTCTAAATCTGATTTTTCCAGTGCTGGTCGTTCTTACCGCCATATTAATATGGGTGTAAGATGAAATATCCGTGAAATTTACAAACGATAGAATTGCCATTGCCCATTTAGCTTCGGCTGCAGGCGGTGCTGCTGGAAGAGAAAAATTTCTAAAGGCTCCTTCATAACCATCAGCAGCGACTTCTTTAATTACAAATTGATTGCTTGAAACCCAGTTTAGGACAGGAGCTGTTTTCGTGAAATCAGGATTTTCAGAATAAATTTTAAGGGCATCAGCCGGGATAACGATTGGCGGAGTTGCAGGCGCTTCAACCTCAACCGTAAAAGTTTTCTTTTGAGTGGTATTGTCAACAAAAGTAATTTCTAAAGTGGTTGTAAAAGTACCGCCTTTAGCATATTTCACCTCAACGTTCGGTTCAATAGAAGAACCTGGAGAGCCGCCTTGAAAAGTCCATTTTACAGCACGGACTTTTGTCGACGAATCTGTATATGTAATGGTTTCTCCTGCTTTAACAGAGGTATTGGTGGATTCTGCTTTTAATTCTCCTTTTTTATAAAGATATACTTCGCGTACATCATCTTCACAGGAAAACAAACTTGCAAAAAGTACTAAAAGAAAATATTTCAGTTTAGCGATATGATTTAGTTTTATAGTCATGGTTTTGTGTTTTTGGGTTAATTTTTTTCAGAAATGATGCGTCATTTAGAATATAGAGGATAGAACATAGAGAAAAGATTTTTCTAAGAATCTTAGATCTTGCTTCTCGCTTCTTGCCTCTATTCTCTATACTCTATATTCTATTTTCTACACTCTTAAAAACTCTATTTCAATCCATCTAAAAATCCTTGGTATGCAGGTTTCTTATTATAGTCGGCATCTAGAAGCAACGGATACTCTTTTGAATGCCAAAAACCGGTTAACCAAGTATATTTGTCGGTTACACCCCAAGTTGAAATGGCAAATTTTTGGGTTTGAGGCAATTCTTCGTACATCGTTGTGATGTATTTATAAGTTTCAGCCTGTTTTTGGGCTTCGGCATCTGTAAAAACATACGAGTCCGATTTAGCTGTGTTTACTTTGATGTCTAATTCTGAAATGTGAATTAACAATCCTGTTGAAGCCATATCAGTAAAACCGGTTTTCATGGTTTGCCTGTTGGTGTCTGTTGCATAATGAAATTGGTCTCCCACACCATCGATTGGAATTCCATTGGCTTTGAATCTGGTTACCATTTTTTTTATGGCAGCTCTTTTTCCACCATCCAGAACTACGCTGTAATCATTGTAAAATAATTTAGCCTCTGGATCTGCAGCTTTTGCATATTTAAAACACCTGCCGTAAAAGCCTATTGGGTCATTAAAAATTGGTTTGATTACGGTTTCATTTCGTAAAGCTCCGCCATCGGCAAAAACTTCATTTACAACATCCCAGCTTTTTACTCTGCCTTTATAACGACCAACAACATCTGTAATGTAAATTTTGACTTTTGACTCGAATGCAATGGAATCGTATTTTGCGTTTTTAAACCATTCTGGAAAGGAATCGTACCAGACTAAAGTATGTCCGTGCACTTTCATATTATTGTCTTTTGCAAAACCAACTAAATAATCGGCGGCTGTAAAATTATACGCTGTTGAGGATGACCAGATACTAGCCATTTTCATTTCGAACTCAGCCGTAATCTGGTTATAATGTTTTATAACTGCATTTTTATAATTGGCTTCTCCTTGTAAATCTTTCATTTTAACTGCTGCACCAACCTTAAATTTTGCTTTTTCTTTTAAGGTTTGAGTAATCGGATTTGGACTGCCGGTACCGCCGTCTTCATCTGCATTTATAAAAACTACTTTTTCGTCGTTGCTGCAGGAAGCAAACAGCAAAACAGTTAATAGACCTAAAATATATTGTTTATTTATCATCGTGTTTTTTTTTAGTTTGATCCGGAAATCAAATGTTACTTTGTTTCCCGGATCGGGTTATTACTAACTTTAACCTTAACTTTTTGGAAGTTTTTTTAAACACATAGAAGCATAGTTTATAAGCTCAAAAAAGGTGTTCAATCTATGTTTCTATGTATTAAATATTAATTATAGCCTACATTAAATCCTTCTGGTTTTCCCATCAAATCGATTTGACTTTGCGGAATCGGCATATTGATCATTGCAGGAGTCATTTTTAATGGCACTTCTCCAGGAATAGTTCCAGATGGACTTGAGCGAAAATATAAATTCTGTCTTTCTACCAAAAGTCCGAGTCTTTTCAAAAGAAACCATCTGTTGTTTTCAAATGCTAATTCTCTAGCCGATTCGTCTAAATAATTATTTAAAGTCCAAGCTGTTAAATCAAAAGTTGTTACGGTGCTTTCAGGATTTCCGGTATAACCTCTTCTTCTTACTTTATTTAAATACGCAAGGGCTTTGGTATCGTTTCCTAAATTGTGATGAGCTTCAGACGCTAATAAATACGTTTCTGCCAATCTGTAATACATATAATCTTTGTAACTGTTTGAAGTCATTGGCAGTTTTTCTGTATCGTGGTATTTTTTCAAACTCCAGTGCCAAGCTCTGTAATTTCCATTTGGAGCCGCGATTGCCGGATTGGTAATTGGCTGTCCGAATTTTGGATTCCCTGGAACATTGATTTTATAATCCTGATAATTATCGGAATAATAATAGGTTTTAAATCTCAAGTCGTTTGTTTGATCGTAAAGTGATTTCAAATAGTTATTTGGATAAAACCAGCCTA from Flavobacterium fluviale includes these protein-coding regions:
- a CDS encoding endo-1,4-beta-xylanase, producing MINKQYILGLLTVLLFASCSNDEKVVFINADEDGGTGSPNPITQTLKEKAKFKVGAAVKMKDLQGEANYKNAVIKHYNQITAEFEMKMASIWSSSTAYNFTAADYLVGFAKDNNMKVHGHTLVWYDSFPEWFKNAKYDSIAFESKVKIYITDVVGRYKGRVKSWDVVNEVFADGGALRNETVIKPIFNDPIGFYGRCFKYAKAADPEAKLFYNDYSVVLDGGKRAAIKKMVTRFKANGIPIDGVGDQFHYATDTNRQTMKTGFTDMASTGLLIHISELDIKVNTAKSDSYVFTDAEAQKQAETYKYITTMYEELPQTQKFAISTWGVTDKYTWLTGFWHSKEYPLLLDADYNKKPAYQGFLDGLK
- a CDS encoding PKD domain-containing protein — translated: MTIKLNHIAKLKYFLLVLFASLFSCEDDVREVYLYKKGELKAESTNTSVKAGETITYTDSSTKVRAVKWTFQGGSPGSSIEPNVEVKYAKGGTFTTTLEITFVDNTTQKKTFTVEVEAPATPPIVIPADALKIYSENPDFTKTAPVLNWVSSNQFVIKEVAADGYEGAFRNFSLPAAPPAAEAKWAMAILSFVNFTDISSYTHINMAVRTTSTGKIRFRMKDASNTGYVEFDATSNLYGLKRDGSWNMVKIPIADYKKQNPSLDLTKIKDILVLRSVDPEDVRALNNYIFDIDHIYLSK